The Brachionichthys hirsutus isolate HB-005 chromosome 1, CSIRO-AGI_Bhir_v1, whole genome shotgun sequence genome has a window encoding:
- the kif7 gene encoding kinesin-like protein kif7: MSPKVPGGQGKGDCSAVQVAVRVRPLLPKELLRCHESCITVDCELHRVTLGHDRHFLCDYLFEETRCQEDVYSVSVEPLIDAFFQGFNATVFAYGQTGSGKTYTIGEANICSFRDEEQGIIPRAVADVFKLLDENDLTDFSVRVSYLEVYKEEFKDLLDVETASKDIHIREDKGNIVLSGVKECEVEGLDEVLSLLESGNTARHTGSTQMNPNSSRSHTIFTVNMDQRLGSARLFGSATNSGPQMLSSKFHFVDLAGSERILKTGNTGERLKESIQINSGLLALGNVIGALGDPRRKGSHIPYRDSKITRILKDSLGGNSKTLMIACISPSSSDFDESLNTLNYATRARNIQNRATVNCKREPDRVEGLEQQIKALRRALENRQRSETRIISHGDPNRRPRPGEGEINRLQVQSAHYRTCTDAAYRLLRELQTEGALPTDQSLRVKEWLCSVEEERSALTTASGPDSGIENSSTEDSVALRRGRPPVRSQEQEAAEERWNHGHESEKEESLGRLQARIQQLERENTDFLAALEDAMEQYKQQSDRLQEQQDLIVALQCKLSTAGLMGLGLNLRSRPHTAPMGSVQHRQNGGACRQVSPVENGPYSDQEGDVYEEEVSGGAEMQEREVDGSRFNLSPERHKQPHLTWTKKDMMSGRPAAGSRRLLSQVLELDQHPCLSRKASTTSTGETSVRESLKSFDGVSEWGLHQAQQKIRELSVTIRMKEELIKELVKTGKDAQALNRQYSHKITALEGEAVQARQELQEAQRQLQDLERQEREVSTTDKTRAQECRRKIAAAQNKVQALSQRQRDTARLASLPARSERRVMELERSVQSMRQQQEQLQKRLRQESQQKRRLETEMQRRSHRVKELEIKNEQQQKILRIKTEEIAAFQRQRRSGSNGSVISLEEQQKIEEQKRWLDEEMERVLAQRRGLEDLEGELTKREEILAKKEALLQERSGLETKRLRSSQALSRDLVTLTGHIESLERQLSERNGLLRSSSAQDSEHIRQEISNLRQEKDSMLKQRVELDDKLRQGSLLSPEEERTLLQFDEAIEALDAAIEYKNEAITQRQRQLRASASMLSQWEMNLMAKLSYLSASETRALLCKYFDKVVSLREEERKLQLALAEQEMQLDDQQRLVQWLENALDRTQLDTDRRLTQQQKEHERSVQLLLQHCREQIGEGLAGNQRQFEGWIHNLRKELNHYKAANVELSSRLREVSGSANQPKEQAKGWTSEGKSASIGSMEKPTRSPEDIPGGRGAPQADRPPRSREEMRELVNTPLPSTWRRSSLPTEEPAVMEELCLRSAGDAPVHRIAQTGLGSCNGPASLPVVKSRRESRCSSLNVGPLTSNNAFIDVRKNPV; the protein is encoded by the exons ATGTCTCCCAAAGTGCCCGGTGGCCAAGGAAAAGGCGATTGTTCCGCGGTGCAAGTCGCTGTCCGAGTGCGCCCCCTGCTGCCTAAAGAACTTCTACGCTGCCACGAGAGTTGTATCACTGTAGACTGCGAGCTGCATCGGGTTACGCTGGGCCATGACCGACACTTCCTTTGCGACTACTTATTTGAAGAAACACGCTGCCAAGAGGACGTATATTCCGTGTCAGTGGAGCCACTCATAGATGCCTTCTTTCAAGGATTCAATGCTACGGTCTTTGCCTATGGCCAGACGGGTTCAGGCAAGACATACACCATTGGAGAAGCTAACATTT GCTCATTTAGAGACGAGGAGCAGGGCATTATCCCCAGGGCAGTCGCAGATGTGTTCAAGCTGCTGGACGAAAATGACCTCACGGACTTCTCTGTCCGAGTCTCCTATTTGGAGGTCTACAAGGAGGAGTTCAAGGACCTACTGGATGTGGAAACAGCCAGCAAGGACATCCACATACGGGAGGACAAAGGAAACATCG TTCTGAGCGGTGTGAAGGAGTGCGAAGTGGAGGGTCTTGACGAGGTGCTGAGTTTACTCGAGTCAGGAAACACAGCCAGACACACCGGCTCAACCCAGATGAATCCAAACTCCAGCCGATCACACACCATCTTTACCGTGAATATGGACCAGCGTCTCGGAAGCGCTCGCCTTTTTGGAAGTGCGACAAATTCTGGACCGCAAATGCTGTCTTCCAAGTTCCATTTTGTTGACCTGGCTGGATCAGAACGGATCTTAAAGACAGGAAACActggagagagactgaaagAGAGTATCCAGATAAATAGCGGCCTTCTGGCTCTGGGAAATGTTATTGGGGCGCTGGGGGACCCCAGGAGGAAGGGTTCTCACATACCCTACAGAGACTCTAAAATCACAAG GATCCTTAAAGACTCTTTGGGAGGAAATTCCAAAACACTGATGATCGCATGCATCAGCCCTTCTTCCTCAGACTTTGACGAGAGTCTGAATACACTGAACTACGCCACGAGGGCCAGGAACATCCAGAACAGAGCAACAGTCAACTGCAAGCGTGAACCGGATCGGGTGGAAGGACTGGAACAACAAATTAAGGCTCTCCGCAGGGCCCTGGAGAACCGGCAGCGATCCGAGACCCGCATCATCTCTCACGGCGATCCAAACAGGAGACCCCGCCCCGGAGAGGGCGAGATCAACCGACTGCAAGTCCAGAGTGCCCACTACAGGACATGCACAGACGCTGCCTACAG GCTTCTGCGGGAGCTGCAGACTGAAGGGGCTCTGCCCACAGACCAGAGTCTGAGGGTGAAGGAGTGGCTGTGCTCGGTGGAGGAGGAACGCAGCGCCCTGACCACGGCCTCCGGACCAGACAGCGGCATTGAGAATAGCTCCACTGAAGACAGCGTGGCTTTGAGGAGAGGACGGCCCCCCGTAAGGAGCCAG GAGCAAGAGGCTGCTGAGGAGAGGTGGAACCACGGGCATGAaagtgagaaagaggagagccTTGGCCGGCTTCAAGCACGGATCCAGCAGTTGGAAAGAGAGAACACCGACTTTTTAGCTGCTCTGGAGGATGCAATGGAGCAATACAAACAGCAG AGTGAcaggctgcaggagcagcaggacctgaTCGTGGCGCTGCAGTGCAAACTGTCTACCGCAGGGCTGATGGGCCTCGGCCTCAACTTGAGATCACGGCCACACACGGCGCCTATGGGCTCCGTGCAGCACCGTCAGAATGGAGGTGCATGCAGACAG GTCAGTCCGGTGGAAAATGGGCCTTACAGTGACCAAGAAGGTGATGTCTATGAGGAAGAGGTCTCAGGAGGAGCAGAAATGCAGGAGAGGGAAGTGGATGGGAGTCGCTTTAACCTCAGCCCTGAGAGACACAA GCAACCGCACCTGACCTGGACCAAGAAAGACATGATGTCAGGAAGACCAGCAGCCGGTAGCAGGAGGCTCCTATCGCAGGTGCTGGAACTCGATCAGCACCCCTGTTTATCCAGAAAAGCAT CCACCACCAGTACCGGGGAGACATCTGTGCGCGAGAGCCTCAAGAGCTTTGACGGTGTTTCGGAGTGGGGTCTTCATCAGGCGCAGCAGAAGATCCGGGAGCTGTCCGTCACCATCCGCATGAAGGAAGAACTCATCAAAGAGCTTGTGAAAACAG GTAAGGATGCTCAGGCCCTGAACAGGCAATACAGCCATAAGATCACGGCTCTGGAGGGTGAAGCTGTGCAGGCTcgacaggagctgcaggaggcccagaggcagctgcaggatctggagaggcaggagagagaggtCAGCACGACAGACAAGACGAGAGCTCAGGAATGTCGTCGGAAGATAGCTGCTGCTCAGAACAAAGTGCAG GCTCTCAGTCAACGTCAAAGGGATACCGCACGTCTGGCGAGCCTTCCTGCCCGGAGCGAACGTCGCGTGATGGAGCTGGAGCGAAGCGTTCAAAGCATGAGGcaacagcaggagcagctgcagaaaagACTGCGCCAGGAAAGTCAGCAGAAACGACGCCTGGAGACGGAGATGCAGCGAAGAAGTCACAGAGTCAAG gagctggagataaagaatgagcagcagcagaagataCTGAGAATAAAGACAGAGGAGATTGctgccttccagaggcagagaCGCAGCGGCAGTAACGGCTCCGTCATCTCGTTGGAGGAGCAACAG AAGATTGAGGAACAAAAACGCTGGTTGGATGAGGAAATGGAGCGAGTACTGGCACAGAGGAGAGGGCTGGAAGATCTTGAAGGGGAGCTCACCAAACGGGAGGAAATCCTCGCCAAGAAAGAAGCCCTGCTCCAGGAACGCAGCGGCCTCGAGACCAAGAGGCTGCGCTCCAGCCAG GCCTTAAGTCGAGACTTGGTAACTCTCACTGGGCACATCGAGTCACTGGAGCGACAGCTGAGCGAGAGGAATGGTCTTCTTCGTAGCAGCAGCGCTCAAGACTCCGAACATATTCGCCAAGAGATTTCCAACCTTCGTCAAGAGAAGGATTCGATGCTGAAACAAAGAGTGGAGCTGGACGATAAACTGCGGCAGGGCAGCCTGCTCTCACCCGAG GAGGAGAGAACGCTGCTCCAGTTTGACGAGGCCATCGAGGCTCTGGATGCGGCAATCGAGTACAAGAATGAGGCCATcactcagagacagaggcagctgAGGGCTTCTGCCAGCATGCTCTCCCAGTGGGAGATGAACCTCATGGCCAAGCTCAGTTACCTGTCGGCCTCTGAGACCAGAGCTCTGCTGTGCAAGTACTTTGACAAG GTGGTGTCTCTGCGCGAAGAAGAGCGTAAGCTGCAGCTCGCCCTGGCGGAGCAGGAGATGCAGCTGGATGATCAGCAGAGGCTGGTGCAGTGGTTGGAGAACGCCCTCGATCGCACGCAGCTCGACACGGACCGCCGGCtcacgcagcagcagaaagagCACGAGAGGAGCGTGCAGCTCTTACTGCAGCATTGTCGAG AGCAAATAGGCGAGGGCCTGGCAGGAAACCAGCGACAGTTTGAGGGATGGATCCACAACCTCCGCAAAGAGCTGAACCACTATAAGGCAGCAAACGTGGAACTGAGCAGCAGACTGAGGGAGGTCTCtggttcagccaatcagccgaAGGAGCAAGCTAAAG GTTGGACATCTGAGGGTAAATCAGCAAGCATCGGGAGCATGGAGAAGCCGACTCGCTCTCCGGAAGACATCCCAGGAGGCAGGGGGGCGCCGCAGGCTGACAGACCGCCCAGGTCCAGGGAGGAGATGCGTGAATTGGTGAACACACCTCTCCCATCCACGTGGAGGCGCTCCTCTCTCCCCACAGAGGAACCTGCTGTCATGGAGGAGTTGTGTCTCCGATCAGCTGGAGACGCTCCAGTTCACCGCATAGCTCAAACTGGACTGGGCTCCTGCAATGGGCCGGCGAGTCTGCCTGTGGTTAAATCTCGCCGGGAATCCCGCTGCTCCAGCCTCAACGTCGGACCGCTGACTTCAAACAATGCGTTCATTGATGTCCGGAAGAATCCTGTCTAA